Within the Thermus oshimai DSM 12092 genome, the region AAGGGGCTAGGCTTCGGCTTCCTAGGGGGGAGGACCTCCTCACGGGGGAGGTCCTGGAGGGGGAGGTGGAGCGCAGTTTCCTCCTCTTCCGGCCCGCCCCGGTATCCTGAAGGCATGGGCATCCGGAGGCTCTGGCGGGCCCTGGTCCTTTGGGGACGCGTCTTGGGCGGGGTGCGGGCCTTTTGGCGGAGGTTACCCCCCGGGCGGCGGGCTGAGCTTCTCGCCTTCCTCCTAAGCCTCCTCCCCTTTAGGCCCCTCCGCTGGCTGGGGGCCCTCCTGGGGCTCTTGGCCGCCCTCAGAAGGTGATACCCTAAGGGCCATGATCGCCCGCTACCAGACGGAGGAGATGCGGGCCCTCTGGTCGGAGGCCAGCCGCTACCGGACCTGGGCCCGGGTGGAGGCCTACGCCCTCGAGGCCTGGGAGGCCCTGGGGGAGGTGCCCAAGGGCACCGCGGCCAGCCTCCTCAAGGCCCTAGAGGAAAAGCCCCTGGACGAGCGCTTCGCCCTGCGGGTGGCGGAGCTTGAGGAGGTCACCCGGCACGACCTGGTGGCCTTCACCCGGGCCCTGGTGGAGTGGACGGGGGACGAGGAGGTGGCCCGCTACCTCCACCTCGGCCTCACCAGCTCGGACATCGTGGACACCGCCCAGAACTTCCTCCTGAAGGAGGCCCTGGGCCTGGTCCTGGAGGAGCTTAAGGGGGTGGAGGAGGCCCTAAAAGCCCTCGCCCTCCGCTACAAGAAGACCCCGGCCATCGGCCGCACCCACGGGGTGCACGCGGAGCCCACCAGCTTCGGCCTCCGCTTCCTCTCCTTCTTTTCCGCCTTCCTCCGGGACGAGGAAAGGCTGAAGAGGGCGCGGGAGGGGATTGGGGTGGCCATGCTCTCGGGCTCCGTGGGCAACTACGCCCACGTGCCCCCCGAGGTGGAGGCCCACGTGGCCCGGCGGCTGGGCCTCGTCCCGGAGCCCATCTCCACCCAGGTGGTCCCCCGGGACCGGCACGCGGAGGTCCTCGCCGCCTTGGCCCTCCTCGGGGGGAACCTGGAGCGGGTGGCGGTGGAGCTCCGCCACCTCCAGCGCACGGAGGTCCTCGAGGCCCAAGAGCCCTTCCGCGAGGGGCAGACGGGAAGCTCCTCCATGCCCCACAAGAAGAACCCCGTGGGCCTGGAAAACCTCACCGGGATGGCCCGCCTCCTTAGGGGCTACCTGGGGCCGGCCCTGGAGAACATCGCCCTCTGGCACGAGCGGGACATCGCCCACTCCTCCGTGGAGCGGGTGGTCCTCCCGGACGCCACCACCCTGGCCCACTACGCCCTGAG harbors:
- the purB gene encoding adenylosuccinate lyase, coding for MIARYQTEEMRALWSEASRYRTWARVEAYALEAWEALGEVPKGTAASLLKALEEKPLDERFALRVAELEEVTRHDLVAFTRALVEWTGDEEVARYLHLGLTSSDIVDTAQNFLLKEALGLVLEELKGVEEALKALALRYKKTPAIGRTHGVHAEPTSFGLRFLSFFSAFLRDEERLKRAREGIGVAMLSGSVGNYAHVPPEVEAHVARRLGLVPEPISTQVVPRDRHAEVLAALALLGGNLERVAVELRHLQRTEVLEAQEPFREGQTGSSSMPHKKNPVGLENLTGMARLLRGYLGPALENIALWHERDIAHSSVERVVLPDATTLAHYALRRLKGILDGLVVFEDRIRANLDLTRGLVYSQRVLNALIAHGLPRDRAYALVQRNALKSWEEGVSFRELLERDPENPLKGEALAALFDPGYYLRHVDAIYARFGL